The sequence below is a genomic window from Brevibacillus agri.
AGTCCCAGGATGCTTTGATGCCCGCCGGTTGCCGGGTTTTTCTTTATATGCGTAAACAAATCGTCGGTTATGTAGGCGGTTTCGATGACGGGGCCGTTAATTAACCCTACAATTTCCCCGTTTTCTTCGGCAACATAAAAGCTATCTGGAATCATCTGAATCCGCTTTGCAAACGCCGCTTTCGTTGCCGCCTCTTCTTCCGAAAAACAGAGCTGTTCAATGACGACAAGCTGCGGCAAATCTTCCATCTGGACATTTCGAATGTGGAACACGAATACCACCCTTTGCATTTTGGTAGGAAGCAGGCTACTGGTAGAGAGATTTCTCCCTGCCAAAAGCCGACGAAAGACTCACTTTTCCAACGAATAAAAACAGTCATTCACCAGCTTTCCGGCAATTTCCGTATTCTCCGGCACGATTTTATCCAGCTTCATCCCGGCCTTTTCCAAAACGCGCCTGGAAGCGGCGTGCTCTTCCGAACAAACGGCCGTAAACACTTTGAATCCATACGTACTGGCAGCGAAGTCGAAGACGAGCTGGAGCGCTTCGGTAGCATAGCCTTTGCCTTTGTGCGCTTCTACGATGATGAAGCCTGCTTCCGCCGTGAGCGGCTCGCGCCTGCGGGTGCAGAGGCTCATCAGACCGACGTCGCTGCTGGTCGCCGCCTCGCGGATGATCCAGGTGAGCCAATGCGTCGAATCGAGGCTCCACGGAGCGAGCTCTTTTTCGAAGTTGCGGCGAATTTCTTCTTCGCTCATCGCTGCCCCGATGTGTTGCATGAGCGCCGGGTTGGAGTAAATGGAGCGGATCAGCTCCCAATCGGTTGGGGCCAGTTTGCTCAAGGTGAGGTGCGCACTGAAAAGTTGCTCGTTCATCGGATTCTCCTTTGGGGGCGGTAGAGTAGTCGACAAAGCTGCCGGCGATACGGACGCAGCTTTGTTGAATGGCTCGCAAGCTGCTCAAGGACAGGAACAGGGATGGTCTTTCGGGGAACGCCGGACACATCCAGCCAGACATCGAGCGAAGCTTCTTCCCAGGCGGCGCGGAGATATTGTGCTGGCTTGCACGAAGTTGGACAAATTGGTCAGCAAATTCGCTCGCAGAATGGATTTCTTCCATTGATTGCGTTCGGATGCGGGGACAGCAATGACAGATAAACGCTTCGCTATTGTTCTTTTCGAAAAAGACTTTTTATCGCTTCAACGCCAATCGCGAGTCCGAAGAAGGCCAGGAAGAGAACGCCTACTACGTTGAGAATGGCGAGGAGAGCCTCGACAAAGTCAATCCGATGCCTCGGTTCAAACAGGAGAAACAGGACGCCTGTCAACAATCCCGCCCCTAAATAAGCCAGTCTTTTCATAAAAAAGCCTCCTCTCTGCCTTACGATATATAGGGTATCATTTTCCAAGAGGGAATGGAATAAAAAGGGAGATTTTTTGGCCTTTGGCAGTCCGAAGGGAACGAGCGACGCACTGCTTGCGTATTTGGGAGATAGTGGTAATATTAAAAAGGAATTCTGTCTTCTGGAAAAATATTCAGCCTGGCAATGGGGCTGCATCAAGAGAGAGAAAGGGGGCTGGAACTGTGCTGGATTTTGGCGCTGTCGCTTTGGAATGGAACACAATGCTGGTCCAATTGATCGTTTTCCTCCCGGTGCTGCTGTTTTACGCGTTTGTCATTTATGCGATAGGGAAAACGCTCAGTTTCATGAAAACAAAAATACAGCTTGACCGCGAGCGCAATCAAAAGCTCGATGAACTGCTTGAGAGCCAAAGACGTACGCAAAAGTAAACGGCTGGGATATCAAGGAAAGCAACATGGAGAAAAGCAAGCGATTGATACCCGCTTAGAAAAGGCGTCCCTCGCCATGGGCAACAGCAGGTGCGCCAGCAAGATCGAAAAAACGCCGCTTTTTGCCTCTTCCGATAGACACGGCCAGGCCAAATGACAGAATCGTTGCAAGCTAATGAAACCTGGGAAGAGGATGGCGTTTCGATGCAAAACGTAGACTTTACAGAAGCTGCACCAATATTTGAACGATCTTTCCGCAAGTGTCCGGCAAGCAGGCGACGTAACAGGCCATTCCTTGTCGGAGGTGACGAGGCAGCTCGCTTCGCTGCAGGAGCAAATCCAGACCACGAATTACTTGCTGACGGGCTTATTGATGCTGCACGTCGCTTTCCTCGTTGTTTTGATCTGGAAAAAGAGCAAGTAACGAGGCAAAAAGCCGCGCGTTTCGGTTCTATGCGCCGATTCCGGGGGCGATTTGCAACTGGGAGACGAGCGCCGTGCAGCGAATAAGAGCGAAGACGAAAAAGCAAGTGATAAAAGAGCGGGCAAAACACTACTGCCGAAAATGAAAGCAAGTCCATGAAAGCAAAAAAGAGCAGAGGGAGCCTGCTCTTTTTTTACTAGCCAAGAAGAGAGAAACAGTCGCATCGACAGGAAGGCAACGAAGGCTGCACCAAAGCCCCAAAAGATGGACGAAGCTACATTCCGCACACGGAGGGGCAAGCATTCGTTCCTGCCCTGCGGAAGCGCGCCTACAAAAAGCGAACGAGCGCCTGCACGAACTTTTCCAAATAAAGCTGATCGACTTCGTCAAATCGGTTTTTTCGCGGGCTGTCGATGTCGAGCACGCCGAGAAGCTGGCCGTCTTTTATGATCGGCACGACGATTTCCGATTCGGATGCGGCGTCGCAGGCGATATGGCCGGGGAACAAGTGCACATCTTCCACGCGAACAGTTTCCCGCTTCTCCGCCGCGGTGCCGCATACGCCTTTGCCAAACGGAATGCGCACGCACGCAGGCAGCCCCTGGAACGGTCCAAGCACCAGCTCATTCCCATCATTGAGGTAAAAGCCGACCCAGTTTACTTCCTCGAAAAATTGGTTCAGCAAAGCGGCGGCGTTTGCCAGATTGGCGACCTGGTTGGATTCGCCTGCAAGCAGCGCTTCTAGCTGTTTGATGACCAGTTCGTAGTTTTCTTCTTTTTTTCCTTGAAACTTTTCGAGTTTGAACATGAAAGCTACCTCCCACCCGCTGAGCATCTGTTGATCTACTCCGCCATTATAAACCATCCGGGTGAGAAATGGCTCCGGCAAATTCGCCGAGAGTATGCGGCTGGCCCCAAGTTTTGCTAGAAGCTGGTAGAGAGCTCTAGTACAATGAAGGGAGATATACCGAATTTTCTCGTGGGCAAGGCATGGATAGGAGGCAAAAGACAGCATGGAAAAAGCGACATTTGCCGGAGGGTGCTTCTGGTGCATGGTTACTCCGTTTGAAGAGTTGCCAGGGATCGGAGGCATCGTCTCGGGTTATACAGGGGGCTCGGTCGAGAACCCGACCTACGAACAGGTCAAAACGGGGCAGACCGGGCACTGGGAAGCGGTTCAAATTACGTTCGACCCGGAGCTGTTCCCTTATGAGAGACTGCTCGAGCTGTATTGGCAGCAAATTGTTCCGACAGATCCTGACGGGCAGTTTCATGATCGCGGCAGCCAGTATCGCACAGCCATTTTTACGCACAATGAAAAACAGCACGAACTGGCAGTCCAGTCCAAAAAAGCGCTGGAGGCGAGCGGCCGCTTCTCGAAGCCGATTGTCACGGAAATTTTGCCTGCTGCTCCGTTTTATCCGGCAGAAGAATACCACCAGGGCTACCACAAGAAAAATCCGAAGCATTACAAGGAAGACCGCGAGAAATCCGGGCGCGACGCGTACATTCAGGAGCATTGGAAGGAAACGACATAAGCGCGGCAGCAAAAACAGCACAGTAGCAGAGCCGAACAGGCTGCTGGCAGTCCCCGTCTTTTGGCAAAAGGCGGGTTTTTTTGTTCGCTCATCCAAACGACTCTTAGCGAACGCTTCGGCCAAGCCAGGTGTGTGATCTGGAGCGCCGTTCGTACGTGCTGCTGCCGACCGCCCGATACAGCTCTGTCTCCTTCGTCGTGCAAGCTTTTTCGAACGGCACCGTTTAGAGTACAAACAGGCCGCTAAACCACGGCAACGCAAAATAGACGAGCGCACACACGAGTAGAAACAACATCGTTTTTAACAGCATGCCTGCCAAAAAGCTGTCAGTGGGCAGGCTGCGCTCGATCAGCCTTTCGAATGCGAGAAAAAGCGTGATAGCCAGACAAGCGAGCAGGCCAAAGCCGATGAACGGTCCCATCTAGCAGACACCTCCCGGAAATTTCAACAGCGCCTTCCTTCTCTTTACGTCTAGTGTCCATGCCGGTGGATTTCGGCTTCAACCCCGGAAAAGTCCCAAAAGATCGAGAAGATGAGCAACCCGATAGCCAGGACATACAGCCATCTGATTCGGTAAGACGGTGACGCGACAATCAATACCCAGGCGATGAAAAGCAGCCAAAGGATTCCGTTGCTTATAATATCGTCGAACATAGGCGAAGATCCCTCCCCATGGACAATACGGTTTTGGGGATTTTTGGTTACAGGAGAGGGGGAGAAGCGACGCGCCATGGCAAGCGGAGTGTCAGCGAAAATCTTTCCACGTAAAATCAATGCTCAGGTGGCCGATGTACCTCTCTTTGATTGCGACCTTTCCTTTGGTGGCCAGCTCCGGCTTGCGAAAGCAGACGAGGTCTTCGTGATAGCCGAACATGCGGCATATCTCCGGACGAAACGAATGAATGCCGCACTGATCTTTGTTCATGTCATAAAAAATACAGGTTCCGCTAAAGCGGGGCTGCTGCTCCAAGTTTTCGCGCAGCTTTTTCGGCATGGCCTTCAGCTTCTTATGTATGTGCTTGCGCTCTTTTTCCGTGATCGGCACAGGACCGCAGCATAAGCCTTTGCAGTCTTGGCATGGCAGTGTATTCACAAAAGCACAACCTTTCTATCTGTTCTTTGCTGTTTGTTGTGTAAAGAATAGTATGAAAGGTTTATTTTGAATTGTAAATAAAAATAATTCCATCTTATCACAAAATGAAATTTTTGTCAATGTGCAATTTGTTTTAAAAGTTGCCATTTGCGGCGAGAAAAAAGGGCGGCCAGCACGGAGTCGGCGAACAGCGACAAGGCGAAAATTACAAAAGCAGCCTTTGACCAGATAGAAAACGGGATGACGTATGACGAAGTGAAAAACATCATCGGCGGAGAAGGTGAGCTGCTCTCCGAAGCGGGCAATAAAGGAGAGCAATTTCATGCCGTGGTCTACATGTACGAAGGGGAAGCGGCAGGCAGCAACGCCAGCTTTACCTTTCTGGATGGCAAGCTGCAAGTCAAAGGCCAATATGGGCTGAAATAAACCAAACCCGTCTTTGCAGCAAGCGCAAACGACGGGTTTTTCTTCCCAGGATGTTCTGTACGGCTCGTTAACGCGGATCTTCCGTTACCAGCGCGATGGCAAAGCCGTCGTAGCCTTTGCTGCCGACCGTTTGAATTGCGGTCGCGCTAACCGTCGGCTTGTTTGCGACCAGATCGGCGAATTGCCGGACGCCGACAATGTTCGGATCGCTGGTGGCTTCGTCGACGACGGCACCTTTGCGCACCACGTTATCGGTAATGATGACGCTGCCTTTTCGCGAGAACTTCAGCGCCCAGCGGAAGTAGTCCGGATTGTTTTTCTTGTCGGCGTCGATGAAGATGAGGTCAAACGGTCCCTGTTTTTCATCCGCGAGCGCAGAAAGGCTGTCCAAGGCGTCTCCAAGCCTGATCTCGACCACCGATTCCAGCCCGGCACGGGCGATGTTGGCTTTGGCCACCTCGGCATGCTTCGGTGCCGCTTCCAGCGTGATGAGCCGACCGTCGGCAGGTAAGGCGCGGGCTAGCCAAATCGTACTGTAGCCGCCCAGTGTCCCGATCTCCAAAAT
It includes:
- a CDS encoding GNAT family N-acetyltransferase; this translates as MFHIRNVQMEDLPQLVVIEQLCFSEEEAATKAAFAKRIQMIPDSFYVAEENGEIVGLINGPVIETAYITDDLFTHIKKNPATGGHQSILGLAVHPQFQKHGIAAKLLMHLEQEARQKHRETITLTCKENLIGYYEKHGYVNKGLSSSEHAGEKWYNMIKALS
- a CDS encoding GNAT family N-acetyltransferase; its protein translation is MNEQLFSAHLTLSKLAPTDWELIRSIYSNPALMQHIGAAMSEEEIRRNFEKELAPWSLDSTHWLTWIIREAATSSDVGLMSLCTRRREPLTAEAGFIIVEAHKGKGYATEALQLVFDFAASTYGFKVFTAVCSEEHAASRRVLEKAGMKLDKIVPENTEIAGKLVNDCFYSLEK
- a CDS encoding GAF domain-containing protein; this translates as MFKLEKFQGKKEENYELVIKQLEALLAGESNQVANLANAAALLNQFFEEVNWVGFYLNDGNELVLGPFQGLPACVRIPFGKGVCGTAAEKRETVRVEDVHLFPGHIACDAASESEIVVPIIKDGQLLGVLDIDSPRKNRFDEVDQLYLEKFVQALVRFL
- the msrA gene encoding peptide-methionine (S)-S-oxide reductase MsrA, with product MEKATFAGGCFWCMVTPFEELPGIGGIVSGYTGGSVENPTYEQVKTGQTGHWEAVQITFDPELFPYERLLELYWQQIVPTDPDGQFHDRGSQYRTAIFTHNEKQHELAVQSKKALEASGRFSKPIVTEILPAAPFYPAEEYHQGYHKKNPKHYKEDREKSGRDAYIQEHWKETT
- a CDS encoding YkgJ family cysteine cluster protein, which codes for MNTLPCQDCKGLCCGPVPITEKERKHIHKKLKAMPKKLRENLEQQPRFSGTCIFYDMNKDQCGIHSFRPEICRMFGYHEDLVCFRKPELATKGKVAIKERYIGHLSIDFTWKDFR
- a CDS encoding DUF3862 domain-containing protein, giving the protein MRREKRAASTESANSDKAKITKAAFDQIENGMTYDEVKNIIGGEGELLSEAGNKGEQFHAVVYMYEGEAAGSNASFTFLDGKLQVKGQYGLK
- a CDS encoding O-methyltransferase; the protein is MNREQWTAVDEYFTQKFVSADPILEAVLENNASAGLPPIDVAPNQGKFLHLLARIQGARTILEIGTLGGYSTIWLARALPADGRLITLEAAPKHAEVAKANIARAGLESVVEIRLGDALDSLSALADEKQGPFDLIFIDADKKNNPDYFRWALKFSRKGSVIITDNVVRKGAVVDEATSDPNIVGVRQFADLVANKPTVSATAIQTVGSKGYDGFAIALVTEDPR